From the Sphingomonas suaedae genome, one window contains:
- a CDS encoding CoA pyrophosphatase, translating to MTLADRLRTALDAEHETAPVLLAGDERDPGPEANGVPTPAAVLVAVTDRAEPGLILTQRTDTLRRHAGQIAFPGGRIDPQDDGAIAAALREAEEEIGLARDAVQLVGTADRYRTVTGFEVQPVLGVIPPDLALRPQPEEVAAIFEAPLAYLLDPANHVEASVEWQGRERHYYEIMWQDFRIWGATAAMLVNLSRRLRLSDWGSA from the coding sequence ATGACGCTGGCCGACCGACTGCGTACCGCGCTCGATGCCGAGCATGAGACCGCGCCGGTCCTGCTGGCGGGCGACGAGCGGGACCCCGGGCCGGAAGCGAATGGCGTGCCGACCCCGGCCGCAGTGCTGGTCGCGGTGACCGACCGCGCCGAGCCGGGGCTGATCCTGACCCAGCGCACCGATACGCTGCGCCGCCATGCCGGCCAGATCGCCTTTCCCGGCGGGCGGATCGATCCGCAGGACGATGGCGCGATCGCCGCCGCACTGCGCGAGGCTGAGGAGGAGATCGGCCTTGCCCGCGATGCGGTGCAGCTGGTCGGCACCGCCGACCGCTACCGCACCGTCACCGGGTTCGAGGTTCAGCCGGTGCTGGGAGTGATCCCGCCGGACCTGGCGCTTCGCCCGCAGCCGGAGGAGGTGGCGGCGATCTTCGAAGCGCCGCTCGCCTATCTGCTCGACCCCGCAAATCATGTCGAGGCGAGCGTCGAATGGCAGGGACGCGAGCGGCATTATTACGAGATCATGTGGCAGGACTTTAGGATCTGGGGGGCGACGGCGGCGATGCTGGTCAATCTGTCGCGGCGGCTGCGCCTGAGCGATTGGGGGTCGGCATGA
- a CDS encoding putative bifunctional diguanylate cyclase/phosphodiesterase, translating into MFLSRRRRKDKSAPAPALPAGETGRVCAALTLGPASTAQALNLLPIPAAIVERQNGRFCFETVNRPFRLAGLGTTVDQSPVIGLLGDRIAEFLQSDATESEFDWELGDAVDARFFRVRLARRSTEKRGNRCLVTLVDHTSELRTQRSLRREMLTDSLTGLPNRAGFGEDLENEIERVGVDKFAILIINLDRFSRINACMGGLAGDELLISVARRVKGALRGHDVLARTGGDEFAIRLELDDGLQDALHVAKRIQNALTTPFRLSDFEIRVDCAIGIAIGEGGHDDAEELIRHAQFAMKRSKASGRTEVYQTRAFDVVRQEFSIETELRRAIDNGALSLNFQPICDLATGRIVSFEALARWTTEQGVALSPVEFIPVAEESGLIVPLGRWAMHEAARTVAQWDRLAGGDCGAKVAVNLSAIQLQRDQIAPMVEAALAANGVDGRKITLELTESALVTDPDRIARTMHALKALGTTLAMDDFGTGYSNLAYLQKLPIDVLKIDRSFVSGMLADRDKVAIVRAILSLAQALGMQTTAEGIETNELAQTLAALGCNYGQGFLYSRPLSGEEAYALLSERNA; encoded by the coding sequence ATGTTTCTGTCGCGCCGCCGCCGCAAGGATAAGTCCGCCCCCGCGCCCGCCTTGCCCGCAGGCGAGACCGGGCGCGTGTGTGCAGCGCTGACGCTTGGCCCGGCAAGCACGGCGCAGGCCCTCAACCTGCTTCCGATCCCGGCTGCGATCGTCGAACGGCAAAACGGCCGCTTCTGCTTCGAAACGGTGAACCGCCCCTTCCGGCTCGCGGGCCTCGGCACGACGGTCGATCAATCTCCGGTGATCGGGTTGCTCGGCGACCGGATTGCCGAATTTCTCCAGTCGGACGCGACCGAAAGCGAGTTCGACTGGGAATTGGGCGACGCGGTCGATGCCCGTTTCTTCCGGGTAAGGCTGGCGCGACGCAGCACCGAAAAGCGCGGGAATCGCTGCCTCGTCACGCTCGTCGATCACACCTCCGAACTGCGGACTCAGCGCAGCCTGCGCCGCGAGATGTTGACCGACAGCCTCACCGGTCTGCCTAACAGGGCAGGCTTTGGCGAGGATCTGGAAAATGAGATCGAGCGCGTTGGCGTCGACAAGTTCGCGATCCTGATCATCAATCTCGACCGATTCAGCCGGATCAATGCGTGCATGGGCGGTCTGGCGGGCGACGAGTTGCTGATCTCGGTCGCGCGCCGGGTCAAGGGCGCACTGCGCGGCCATGATGTCCTCGCGCGGACCGGCGGCGACGAGTTCGCGATCCGTCTCGAACTCGATGACGGGCTTCAGGACGCGCTCCATGTCGCCAAGCGTATCCAGAATGCGCTGACCACGCCGTTCCGCCTTTCGGACTTCGAGATCAGGGTCGATTGCGCGATCGGTATTGCGATCGGCGAAGGCGGGCATGACGATGCCGAGGAGCTGATCCGTCACGCGCAATTCGCGATGAAGCGCAGCAAGGCGTCGGGCCGGACCGAAGTCTATCAGACCCGCGCCTTCGATGTCGTCCGCCAGGAATTCAGCATCGAAACCGAATTGCGGCGCGCGATCGACAATGGCGCCCTGTCGCTCAACTTCCAGCCGATCTGCGATCTCGCTACCGGCCGGATCGTTTCGTTCGAGGCGCTGGCGCGCTGGACCACCGAACAGGGCGTCGCGCTGTCCCCGGTCGAGTTCATACCGGTTGCCGAGGAATCGGGGCTGATCGTTCCGCTGGGCCGCTGGGCGATGCACGAGGCTGCGCGCACGGTCGCGCAATGGGACCGGCTGGCGGGCGGCGATTGCGGCGCCAAGGTCGCGGTCAACCTGTCCGCAATTCAGCTTCAGCGCGACCAGATCGCGCCGATGGTGGAGGCGGCGCTGGCGGCAAATGGCGTCGACGGACGCAAGATCACGCTCGAACTCACCGAAAGCGCACTGGTCACCGATCCCGACCGCATCGCGCGGACGATGCACGCGCTCAAAGCGCTCGGCACGACGCTGGCGATGGACGATTTCGGCACCGGCTATTCCAACCTCGCCTATCTTCAGAAGCTGCCGATCGACGTGCTGAAGATCGACCGCAGCTTCGTGTCGGGGATGCTCGCCGACCGCGACAAGGTGGCGATCGTCCGCGCGATCCTCAGCCTTGCCCAGGCGCTGGGGATGCAGACCACGGCGGAGGGGATCGAGACCAACGAGCTCGCCCAGACGCTCGCCGCGCTCGGCTGCAACTATGGTCAGGGCTTTCTCTATTCGCGTCCGCTGAGCGGCGAAGAGGCTTACGCGCTGCTGTCCGAACGCAACGCCTGA
- a CDS encoding DUF1285 domain-containing protein yields the protein MPMTPPPDLASLSLAEIARLAEAQKLPPVESWNPAHCGHSDMRIARDGTWYHQGSPIGREAMVRLFASILRREADGRHVLVTPVEKLDIDVEDAPFLAVEMKREGAGATARLAFRLNTGDLVAAGPDHPIRFEEREDGPHPYLRVRAGLEALIARPVYYELATLALDNGSDPPGIWSNGAFFPIAPA from the coding sequence ATGCCGATGACGCCCCCGCCCGACCTTGCCAGCCTGTCGCTCGCCGAGATCGCGCGACTGGCCGAGGCGCAGAAACTGCCGCCGGTCGAAAGCTGGAACCCGGCACATTGCGGGCATAGCGACATGCGGATCGCGCGCGACGGGACCTGGTATCATCAGGGGTCGCCGATCGGGCGCGAGGCGATGGTGCGGTTGTTCGCATCGATCCTGCGGCGCGAGGCCGATGGCCGCCACGTGCTGGTGACCCCCGTCGAGAAGCTCGACATCGACGTCGAGGACGCCCCCTTTCTGGCGGTCGAGATGAAGCGCGAGGGCGCAGGCGCGACCGCAAGGCTGGCGTTCCGACTGAATACCGGGGATCTCGTTGCCGCCGGGCCGGATCATCCCATACGCTTCGAGGAGCGCGAAGATGGCCCCCACCCCTATCTGCGGGTTCGCGCGGGGCTGGAGGCGCTGATCGCACGCCCGGTCTATTATGAGCTCGCCACGCTCGCCCTCGACAATGGCTCCGATCCACCGGGCATCTGGAGCAACGGCGCGTTCTTTCCGATCGCGCCGGCATGA
- a CDS encoding CCA tRNA nucleotidyltransferase: MRLPAADWRARPGLDRLTAALGDGNARFVGGAVRDTLLGIAVSDVDIATPLDPQEVMRQLEAAGIKAVPTGIAHGTITAVSSGTVVEVTTLRRDVSTDGRRATVAFTDDWREDAARRDFTINALYADPVTGEIFDYFGGLADLEARHVRFIGDPLQRIAEDHLRILRFFRFLARFGDTPDPASLDACTARANDLMALSRERIADELLKLLVARDAVRIVALMVERGIFRPVLPEITADGVARMAALAALEAATGIGADPIRRLAALLPRDPALGEQVAARLKLSNVQRKRTGSALIDPAENPESLAYRAGREAAIDRIALTPGLSEEERRAALIHLRDWVVPILPMSGGALIARGLSKGPEVARALRQIEERWIAERFPDAARAGDIADEVVAQALRSDSSA; encoded by the coding sequence ATGAGGCTCCCCGCCGCCGACTGGCGCGCGCGTCCCGGCCTGGACCGGCTGACGGCAGCATTGGGCGATGGCAATGCGCGGTTCGTGGGCGGCGCGGTGCGCGACACGCTGCTCGGCATCGCCGTCTCCGACGTGGATATCGCCACGCCGCTCGATCCACAGGAGGTGATGCGGCAGCTTGAGGCTGCGGGCATCAAAGCCGTCCCCACCGGTATCGCCCATGGCACGATCACCGCGGTCAGCAGCGGCACGGTGGTCGAGGTAACGACATTGCGCCGCGACGTTTCCACCGACGGGCGCCGCGCCACGGTCGCCTTTACCGACGACTGGCGCGAGGATGCGGCGCGGCGCGACTTCACGATCAACGCGCTCTATGCCGACCCTGTGACGGGCGAGATCTTCGACTATTTCGGCGGCCTCGCCGATCTCGAGGCGCGCCATGTCCGCTTCATCGGCGATCCGTTGCAGCGCATTGCCGAGGATCATCTGCGCATCCTGCGCTTCTTCCGCTTCCTGGCGCGGTTCGGAGACACGCCCGACCCGGCATCGCTCGACGCCTGTACCGCGCGCGCCAACGACCTCATGGCGCTCTCACGCGAGCGGATCGCTGACGAGCTGCTCAAGCTGCTGGTCGCGCGCGATGCGGTGCGGATCGTCGCGCTGATGGTGGAGCGGGGGATCTTCCGCCCGGTATTGCCCGAGATCACTGCGGACGGCGTCGCGCGGATGGCGGCGCTGGCGGCGCTGGAGGCGGCGACCGGGATCGGCGCCGACCCGATCCGCCGGCTCGCCGCGCTGCTGCCGCGCGATCCGGCGCTGGGCGAACAGGTCGCCGCGCGGCTCAAACTCTCCAATGTCCAACGCAAGCGCACCGGGTCCGCGCTCATCGATCCGGCAGAGAACCCGGAATCGCTGGCCTATCGGGCGGGGCGCGAAGCGGCGATCGACCGGATCGCGCTGACGCCCGGACTGAGCGAAGAGGAGCGCCGCGCCGCGCTGATCCATCTGCGCGACTGGGTGGTGCCGATTTTGCCCATGTCGGGCGGCGCTTTGATCGCGCGCGGGCTTTCAAAAGGTCCCGAAGTCGCGCGGGCGCTGAGGCAAATCGAGGAACGCTGGATCGCCGAGCGCTTTCCCGATGCGGCGCGAGCGGGCGACATCGCGGATGAGGTGGTGGCTCAGGCGTTGCGTTCGGACAGCAGCGCGTAA